From the genome of candidate division KSB1 bacterium, one region includes:
- a CDS encoding nucleotidyltransferase family protein — protein sequence MEIQPDFRDLLELFNAHKVEYMVVGGYALAFHGAPRFTGDLDIFVKPSPENAKRILSALDEFGFGSVGLSLEDLEYPDKVVQLGFPPVRIDIITSITGVTWEEAFSNCVEGKYGDVVVRYIGLDDFIKNKRSMGRKKDQADLEALGED from the coding sequence ATGGAAATACAGCCAGACTTCAGAGATTTGCTCGAGTTATTCAACGCTCACAAAGTTGAATATATGGTTGTCGGGGGCTATGCGCTTGCATTTCATGGAGCGCCTCGGTTTACGGGCGACCTGGACATTTTTGTCAAGCCTTCTCCTGAAAATGCAAAGCGAATTCTATCAGCATTGGATGAATTCGGTTTCGGTTCCGTTGGCTTATCGTTGGAAGATTTGGAGTATCCCGATAAAGTCGTTCAGCTTGGATTCCCGCCAGTCAGGATAGATATCATTACCTCTATCACGGGAGTTACATGGGAAGAGGCATTCTCTAATTGTGTGGAGGGAAAGTATGGTGATGTTGTCGTTAGATATATTGGCCTTGATGATTTCATCAAAAATAAGCGTTCGATGGGCAGAAAAAAAGATCAGGCAGATTTGGAAGCACTTGGCGAAGATTAA
- the nrfD gene encoding polysulfide reductase NrfD, translating to METKPTDFNLKLEQDVLAGMRKPSRTYWLALGFSVALVILWASLWGYQIKNGLQVVGKNNPVGWAVYLTSFVFWVGIAHSGTLISAVLFLFRAKFRNAFNRTAEAMTLIAIVVAGLFPIIHLGRPWKFYWLLPYPNQRLLWINFKSPLAWDVFAVSTYFIVSLVFFYVGLVPDFAIVRRYFSGVKKKIYSIFSLGWTGTLRQWLHYNKLYLFLAAFATPLVISVHSVVSWDFAMSVTPGWHTTIFAPYFVAGAIFSGTAMVMTLMIPMRKILNLEKYITVDKFEGIAKILLFTSLIVTYAYIVEFGIAIYSGNIFEASIFKYRAVGDYWIIYWIMITCNSIIPMTLFWRKLRRNLAYLFAVSIFVNIGMWCERFNIIVTSLSHEYEPYAWGLFRPQFTEIGIFIGSFGLFFTAFLIFAKLLPVLSMSELKEENE from the coding sequence ATGGAAACCAAACCAACAGACTTCAACCTCAAGTTAGAACAAGACGTCCTCGCTGGGATGCGCAAGCCCAGCCGAACCTATTGGCTGGCGCTGGGATTCTCGGTCGCCCTGGTCATCTTATGGGCCAGCCTGTGGGGCTATCAAATTAAAAATGGTCTGCAGGTGGTCGGCAAAAATAACCCTGTCGGCTGGGCCGTCTATCTCACCAGCTTCGTGTTCTGGGTCGGCATCGCCCACTCGGGCACGCTGATCTCAGCAGTGCTATTTCTATTTCGGGCCAAATTCCGCAACGCCTTCAACCGCACGGCCGAGGCCATGACTCTGATCGCCATTGTGGTAGCGGGACTATTTCCCATCATCCATCTGGGCCGCCCCTGGAAATTTTACTGGCTGCTCCCCTACCCCAATCAGCGGCTGTTGTGGATCAACTTCAAATCGCCGCTGGCTTGGGACGTGTTTGCGGTGAGCACCTATTTCATCGTTAGCCTCGTGTTTTTCTACGTGGGGCTGGTGCCCGACTTTGCCATCGTCCGCCGCTATTTTTCGGGCGTGAAGAAAAAAATTTATAGCATTTTCTCCCTGGGCTGGACAGGAACGCTGCGGCAATGGCTGCATTACAACAAGCTGTATCTGTTCCTGGCCGCCTTTGCCACGCCGTTGGTGATCTCGGTGCACTCGGTCGTGTCCTGGGATTTTGCCATGAGCGTGACGCCTGGCTGGCACACCACCATCTTCGCCCCCTACTTCGTGGCAGGCGCTATCTTTTCGGGCACGGCCATGGTGATGACGCTAATGATCCCGATGCGCAAAATTCTGAACCTGGAAAAATACATCACCGTCGATAAATTCGAGGGCATCGCCAAAATCCTGTTGTTCACCTCGCTCATCGTCACGTATGCCTATATTGTCGAATTTGGCATTGCCATCTACAGTGGCAATATCTTCGAGGCGTCGATTTTCAAATACCGAGCCGTGGGCGATTACTGGATCATCTACTGGATCATGATCACCTGCAATTCCATCATCCCAATGACCCTTTTCTGGCGCAAATTGCGGCGCAACCTGGCCTATCTGTTTGCAGTCTCGATCTTCGTTAATATCGGCATGTGGTGCGAGCGATTCAACATCATCGTGACTTCGCTATCGCATGAATACGAGCCATACGCCTGGGGCCTGTTTCGGCCCCAATTCACCGAGATCGGCATTTTCATCGGCAGCTTCGGCCTGTTCTTCACGGCCTTTTTGATCTTTGCCAAGCTGTTGCCCGTGCTATCCATGTCTGAATTGAAGGAGGAGAACGAATGA
- a CDS encoding DUF3341 domain-containing protein, with product MSEKWTFTDKHDFLNKLEQLISSGISPQKISVVMPYHVHEVEELLKLPPSKMRFFALIGAMTGTVTGFAFTIFTALHYKIITSGKPLISVPPFIIIAFALTILFGSLISFAGFLILSKLPSPRSIAAPEDYGNQFVIVVE from the coding sequence ATGAGCGAAAAATGGACCTTCACCGATAAACACGATTTTTTAAACAAGCTGGAGCAGCTCATTAGTTCAGGCATTTCGCCGCAGAAAATTTCGGTGGTGATGCCCTATCATGTGCATGAAGTGGAAGAATTGCTAAAATTACCGCCCAGCAAAATGCGTTTCTTTGCGCTGATCGGCGCCATGACGGGCACGGTCACTGGCTTTGCCTTCACGATTTTCACAGCGCTGCATTACAAAATTATTACCAGTGGCAAACCACTGATTTCGGTTCCGCCGTTCATCATCATCGCCTTTGCGCTGACGATCCTGTTCGGTTCGCTGATTTCGTTCGCTGGATTTCTGATCCTCTCGAAATTGCCCAGCCCGAGAAGCATTGCTGCACCAGAGGATTATGGAAATCAGTTTGTGATTGTGGTGGAGTGA
- a CDS encoding bifunctional response regulator/alkaline phosphatase family protein encodes MGTTKRKVIWVDDEIELLKSHIIFLEERGYHITPVTTAEDALSLIQNDHFDLVLLDEMLNGMDGLTALSKIKDIMPSLPVIMITKNEEEMIMEEAIGSKIDDYLTKPVNPSQILLSCKKILESTKIERERLSRDYVQKFNEVSQRVMSPMSPQDWIDIYVELTELEVELDRHAEVGLRETMLDQKRACNTEFGKFIERNYRNWVASKDRPVLSTDLIATYIVPLLQQRKNIIFIVVDNLRLDQWLTMEPLIYPYFRVNKSYYFSILPTATPYSRNAIFSGLFPYEFSQRYTDIWTKGIEDETSQNRYEHQLLTYQIHRHRFPGNFEPTIKYIKILEQAEANYLYKNIMSLANASLLAIVVNFIDFLAHSRSDSEVLKEIAPDEAAFRSLTRSWFEHSTLLKVLKRLSKTNNIIIITSDHGSIRSKRGAKVLGDRETSTNLRYKFGRNLKCDPKFAIEVKNPVDFMLPQRGINTNYLIAKEDYYFVYPTDYHHYLNYYKDSFQHGGISMEEMILPIIRLEQK; translated from the coding sequence ATGGGCACCACAAAACGAAAAGTTATTTGGGTTGATGACGAGATTGAGTTGCTGAAATCGCATATCATCTTTTTAGAGGAGCGGGGTTATCATATCACACCTGTTACCACTGCTGAGGATGCTCTTTCTTTGATTCAGAATGATCACTTTGATCTGGTTCTGTTGGATGAAATGCTAAATGGCATGGATGGCTTAACCGCTCTTTCAAAGATAAAAGATATCATGCCTTCGCTTCCAGTTATTATGATTACAAAAAACGAAGAAGAAATGATCATGGAGGAGGCGATCGGCAGTAAGATCGACGATTATCTTACCAAGCCTGTCAATCCATCGCAAATTTTATTATCATGCAAGAAGATTTTAGAAAGCACAAAGATTGAGAGAGAACGTCTTTCGCGCGACTATGTACAAAAATTCAATGAGGTTTCTCAGCGGGTGATGAGCCCCATGTCCCCTCAGGATTGGATCGATATTTATGTCGAATTAACCGAACTGGAGGTAGAGCTGGATCGACATGCTGAAGTAGGCTTGCGCGAGACGATGTTAGATCAGAAGCGAGCGTGCAATACGGAATTTGGCAAATTTATTGAGCGCAATTATAGAAATTGGGTAGCATCCAAAGATCGGCCAGTGCTCTCTACCGATTTGATCGCCACCTATATCGTTCCATTGCTCCAGCAGCGGAAAAATATCATTTTCATTGTAGTGGACAATCTGCGGTTGGATCAATGGCTGACGATGGAGCCGTTGATTTATCCGTATTTTCGTGTCAACAAATCTTATTACTTCTCAATTTTGCCGACGGCGACCCCCTATTCCCGGAATGCAATTTTTTCTGGTTTATTCCCTTACGAATTCAGCCAGCGCTACACTGACATTTGGACCAAAGGTATTGAGGATGAAACCAGTCAGAACCGATATGAGCATCAATTATTGACCTATCAAATCCATCGCCATCGATTTCCTGGGAATTTTGAGCCGACGATCAAATACATAAAAATTCTTGAGCAGGCTGAGGCAAATTACCTTTATAAAAATATAATGTCGCTCGCAAACGCCTCCTTGTTAGCTATCGTTGTCAATTTCATTGACTTTCTAGCCCATAGTCGGAGCGATTCTGAAGTTCTCAAGGAGATCGCCCCGGACGAGGCAGCCTTTCGATCATTGACGCGCTCATGGTTCGAACACTCAACCCTATTAAAAGTTTTGAAGCGTCTATCGAAAACAAACAATATCATCATCATTACTTCCGATCATGGAAGCATTCGCAGCAAGCGCGGGGCAAAAGTGTTGGGGGATCGCGAGACATCCACCAACTTGCGTTACAAATTTGGCCGCAATTTGAAATGCGACCCCAAGTTTGCCATCGAGGTGAAAAACCCGGTCGATTTTATGTTGCCTCAGCGGGGCATTAACACTAATTACTTAATCGCTAAAGAGGACTATTATTTTGTTTACCCAACCGATTATCACCATTATTTAAATTATTACAAAGACAGCTTTCAGCATGGCGGCATCTCGATGGAGGAGATGATTTTGCCCATCATCCGGTTGGAACAAAAATAA
- the tsaE gene encoding tRNA (adenosine(37)-N6)-threonylcarbamoyltransferase complex ATPase subunit type 1 TsaE: MIVTFLSKHEHETIEWGKNLGRLLAPGDVIGLFGDLGSGKTKTIQGICLGLECHDPVTSPTFTIINEYQGKYPIYHFDLYRIDSEQELYDLGYEEYFYDEGICLIEWAERIQPLLPSDHLEIHLKSFFQPGMDNVREIVLKILGSKILGRDWQVIQRR; encoded by the coding sequence ATGATTGTTACTTTTTTATCGAAACATGAACATGAAACGATCGAATGGGGCAAAAATTTGGGCCGATTGCTTGCACCCGGTGATGTGATTGGACTATTCGGCGATTTGGGCAGTGGCAAAACCAAAACGATTCAGGGAATTTGCCTGGGATTAGAATGCCATGACCCAGTAACCAGTCCAACATTTACGATCATTAACGAGTATCAAGGCAAATATCCCATCTACCATTTCGACCTATACCGAATAGATTCTGAACAGGAGTTGTACGACCTTGGTTACGAGGAATATTTTTATGATGAAGGCATTTGTTTGATCGAGTGGGCAGAGCGAATTCAGCCATTATTGCCCAGCGATCATCTTGAGATTCATTTAAAAAGTTTTTTTCAACCTGGCATGGATAATGTAAGAGAAATCGTCTTAAAAATCTTAGGATCAAAAATCTTAGGCAGAGATTGGCAAGTGATCCAGAGAAGATGA
- the tsaB gene encoding tRNA (adenosine(37)-N6)-threonylcarbamoyltransferase complex dimerization subunit type 1 TsaB → MKILGIDTSTDVCAVALTEDQHLISEYRNSNRRAHAEKILPAIDWVLRDAKITINDLGGIAVSIGPGSFTGLRIGLSVVKGLALATHLPVVAVPSLDAIAASAFFWQGQICPLVKCQSNEAYAALYHFENDILIRDSDYQLVLLDALEEFIHQKTLIVNIGAKNLSDSLRGSWTNLVTLAPEHLSLASGYTIARLGFYRFQDQKLENIEHLEPFYLKDFKARKKQGLY, encoded by the coding sequence ATGAAAATCCTGGGCATCGATACATCGACTGATGTTTGTGCTGTCGCATTGACTGAGGATCAGCATTTGATCTCTGAGTATCGCAATTCTAACCGTCGCGCGCATGCTGAAAAGATTCTTCCAGCGATCGATTGGGTTTTGCGTGACGCAAAAATTACAATCAATGATCTTGGCGGTATTGCCGTCTCTATCGGTCCAGGTTCATTTACTGGTCTGCGAATCGGACTATCAGTCGTTAAGGGCTTGGCACTGGCCACGCATCTCCCAGTCGTGGCTGTGCCCTCGTTAGACGCTATCGCTGCTTCAGCTTTTTTTTGGCAAGGACAGATTTGTCCTCTGGTAAAATGCCAATCCAATGAAGCATACGCAGCGCTTTATCATTTTGAGAATGACATCCTTATTCGCGATTCAGATTATCAATTGGTTTTGTTGGACGCATTGGAGGAATTCATCCATCAAAAAACTTTGATCGTGAATATTGGGGCAAAAAATCTCTCAGATTCTCTTCGTGGGAGTTGGACAAACTTGGTCACATTAGCTCCAGAGCACCTTTCATTGGCAAGCGGTTATACTATTGCTCGATTGGGTTTTTATCGATTTCAAGACCAAAAATTAGAAAATATCGAGCATTTGGAGCCATTTTATCTAAAGGATTTCAAAGCTCGAAAAAAGCAAGGATTGTATTAG
- the rimI gene encoding ribosomal protein S18-alanine N-acetyltransferase, with protein sequence MPTIKLAPSPNNYPWIDISRLDLAEGIEVPLSDGKKYHIRWMTPADVPVVWKLEQEVFASPWAIENFLYELGNHDYNISLIAVMDQHLAGYSVSYHVYDELHISNLAVGPNFRRRKIGETILVVNLTIARIRSINHVHLEVRRSNFPAIALYQKYGFEIVGVRKNYYQNEREDALLMTKKLTME encoded by the coding sequence ATGCCGACGATCAAACTCGCTCCTTCGCCTAATAATTATCCATGGATAGATATTTCGAGGTTAGATTTGGCGGAGGGAATTGAGGTGCCATTATCCGATGGTAAGAAATACCATATCCGCTGGATGACTCCAGCGGATGTCCCAGTAGTGTGGAAGCTGGAGCAGGAAGTTTTCGCTTCCCCCTGGGCGATTGAAAATTTTCTCTACGAGCTGGGGAATCATGATTATAACATCTCACTGATCGCAGTGATGGATCAGCACCTGGCAGGGTATTCGGTCTCCTATCACGTCTATGATGAGCTACATATTAGTAACTTAGCTGTTGGGCCAAATTTTCGACGACGGAAAATCGGAGAGACCATCCTGGTGGTTAATCTAACAATTGCTCGGATTCGATCTATCAATCATGTTCACCTCGAAGTGCGAAGGTCCAATTTTCCTGCCATAGCTTTGTATCAGAAATATGGTTTTGAGATCGTCGGCGTTCGTAAAAACTATTACCAAAATGAACGCGAAGATGCACTGCTGATGACCAAGAAATTAACTATGGAGTAA
- the accD gene encoding acetyl-CoA carboxylase, carboxyltransferase subunit beta, with protein MAWFKRDKSGLITQKKKELPDGLWLKCESCNELVYKKELDRNLSVCAKCGYHFRMKSSLYLKLLLDDGNFDEFNANIMSVDALKFKAQKKYSDQLKEAIKKTGVNEAVITGFGKINHYPVVLAVMDFSFIGGSMGSVVGEKVARATKIAMEKQLPLIIVSASGGARMMEGAMSLMQMAKTAAYLAQLSDRGLPYISILTNPTTGGVSASYAMLGDVILAEPGALIGFAGPRVIKQTIGQDLPEGFQTSEFLLKHGFIDAIVTRKEMKNTLTLLLKFFGCRKEETNEQANDNSANER; from the coding sequence ATGGCTTGGTTTAAACGTGACAAATCAGGATTGATTACGCAAAAGAAAAAAGAATTGCCCGATGGGCTGTGGTTGAAATGTGAAAGTTGTAACGAGCTGGTCTATAAAAAAGAGCTCGACCGTAATTTGAGTGTTTGTGCCAAATGCGGTTACCATTTCCGAATGAAGAGCAGCCTCTATTTAAAATTACTGTTGGATGATGGTAATTTTGATGAATTCAACGCTAATATTATGTCTGTTGACGCCCTGAAATTCAAGGCGCAGAAGAAATACAGTGATCAACTGAAAGAAGCAATCAAAAAGACCGGCGTCAATGAAGCGGTGATTACTGGTTTTGGCAAGATTAATCATTATCCAGTTGTTTTAGCAGTTATGGATTTCTCTTTCATTGGGGGAAGCATGGGCTCAGTGGTCGGCGAAAAAGTCGCCCGAGCGACCAAGATCGCCATGGAGAAACAATTGCCCCTTATCATTGTTTCCGCCTCGGGTGGGGCCCGGATGATGGAAGGGGCGATGTCGTTGATGCAAATGGCTAAAACGGCAGCCTACTTAGCCCAATTGTCCGATCGTGGGTTACCATACATTTCTATTCTGACAAATCCTACCACTGGAGGTGTCAGCGCCAGTTATGCCATGTTGGGCGATGTGATTCTCGCTGAACCTGGCGCACTGATCGGGTTTGCTGGGCCCCGCGTGATTAAGCAAACCATTGGTCAGGACCTTCCCGAGGGCTTTCAAACTTCAGAGTTTCTGCTGAAGCACGGTTTTATTGATGCAATTGTTACCCGAAAAGAAATGAAGAACACACTCACTTTGCTCCTGAAATTTTTTGGATGCCGAAAAGAGGAAACCAATGAACAAGCCAATGACAATTCTGCTAACGAACGATGA
- the surE gene encoding 5'/3'-nucleotidase SurE — MNKPMTILLTNDDGINAPGLYALFKEMKKYGKVYIVAPDSEKSAVGHAITLSDPLRVQNYYKNDEFFGYAVNGTPADCVKIAYWALDIKPDILISGINLGSNTGINIIYSGTVSAATEGMFLNIPSFAISLTTFTNPNFDIAAKFAGRLTKIILKHGLPKGTLLNVNVPAVDNEAEIRGVKITRQGNAMYREEFDKRIDPHNRVYYWLTGQKVQLETDPEVDDRAILNNQISITPVHFDLTDYDFMEELKQWDIRF, encoded by the coding sequence ATGAACAAGCCAATGACAATTCTGCTAACGAACGATGATGGGATTAATGCCCCAGGCTTGTATGCCTTGTTCAAAGAAATGAAAAAATACGGTAAAGTTTATATCGTTGCGCCCGATAGTGAAAAAAGCGCCGTGGGTCATGCCATTACGCTTTCAGACCCATTGCGAGTTCAGAACTACTACAAAAATGATGAGTTCTTTGGCTATGCAGTGAACGGGACTCCCGCTGATTGCGTAAAAATCGCCTACTGGGCACTCGATATTAAGCCAGACATCCTCATTTCAGGCATCAATCTCGGGTCTAACACGGGGATCAATATCATTTATTCGGGCACTGTTTCTGCGGCCACGGAAGGCATGTTTTTAAATATCCCCTCGTTCGCGATTTCTCTAACAACATTTACCAATCCCAACTTTGATATCGCTGCAAAATTTGCTGGAAGATTGACCAAAATCATTTTGAAGCATGGCCTGCCTAAAGGCACACTTCTGAATGTCAATGTTCCGGCAGTAGATAATGAGGCGGAGATCCGTGGCGTTAAAATTACCCGCCAAGGAAATGCCATGTATCGCGAAGAATTTGATAAACGCATTGACCCCCATAACCGGGTCTATTATTGGCTCACCGGCCAGAAGGTCCAATTAGAAACCGACCCCGAGGTCGATGACCGCGCCATCCTGAACAACCAGATCTCCATCACCCCAGTCCATTTCGATCTCACTGATTATGATTTCATGGAAGAATTAAAGCAATGGGATATTCGGTTTTAA